AGAGAGGCATCCCAGGACCAAATGCATACAACCTGCAGAGCTCCTTCATAGACAAGAATAACTTCAACATTGGCGTCTCCAGGGTGTTCAGGTTGCCTGTGGCTGTGCAGTTAGATGGCCCAAAGCACAAAACTCCAGCCCCAAATCAAtatgatgtatgtatgtgaaTTATGCAAGTTGCTTTTAAAGACTTTGTTGTGCATCTTGTAGTTAATGTTCAGCTGTTTGTGTCTTCTGCATGGATAGGTCAGTTGTGGTAGTAGAGAAAGCTTCTCCACAGTTGTTGGTACATCAACTTTCCTGTCAAAAACTGGACGCAACGCTTTTTACCTAAGCAAAAATGGGCCATCACCATGTAATTACCTCTTTTTCCTCTAACTTCTGCATGCATCATCTCATCCATATTTTTTCTCTTAATTGTATGCATCTTAGTTTTACATCTTACACCATACATTTGTTAAAGGCCACTATGAGGTGACCAGCCACTTAGTCCAGCACGGCTCCAAGGCAGTCTTGTCCCCCTTCAAATCAAAAACCCAGAGAATCCCTCCTCTGGTGGACAACCATGTACCAGGCCCAGGAGCCTACAGTCCCCATCAGACCCCTGCACCGGTGAAGAGGACCGTCCTGCCGTGAGTAAACGCACAATATTTATCGCTTTGGTTATGTGTCTAAATTTTAgtctaaaaatgtaaaaattctATTAACTGTGTTTCAAGGAGGGGATATTATTTGGCAATATCAGCGCCTCCTTTGATTGTCCCTAAGGGCCCTCCCTTGCCAGGCCCTGGGCAGTATGACATAGGGGATTATACCGGCCTGTCTAAGCGTCCCATGCCTACTGCTGCGTTTGCATCCAGAACTAAAAGAATACCCCAAAACCCACGAGCGGACATGAGGCCAGGTCCAGGTAAttcctaaaaaaacaaatccaacatacttttttaaaatttttaaatacatgcatTTTACAGGACATTTTGGTTGTTGGtatgtatgtaatatattttcttATTTCTGTTCACAACTAAACAAAACAGGTGATGTGATGACCTTTTGGTTccataaaacaaaatgaacaatagACACCAGGTTATCTCTCAAGAGAAAGGCTTTCTTTTAGACTAATAATtttatacacaaatacacaattatatatacagtatgttatatATGCTAAGATACTGACTTCTGCAGTGAGGTGGTTGTGGTGTGAAATGCAATAATTTTCACACACTAATTTGCTCGTTATATTAAAATGCTAATTTGTAcatctttaaataaatacattgggATAGGTTTGCATTACATTTGCATCCCTACTCTGGGAGCTGTTGAAATTGAGTGTGGGGACATAGGAAACCTGCTGACTAAAGGATATGTAAATGAGGCAGGATAAGTAGAAGTAGGTGGACATCAAAATTGAATGATATTTCACCATAAAGTAACTCCTAGAAGCTGCCAGTATTCTTCAGTCTCCCTTCTGCTTATCTACATCAATAGTCTCATTCCTTCTGAGCAAAATTAGCTATCAGGCTTAGTTGTAATTAGTCTTTGTTGTTATAGGCTATcaaacaagcatgcacacaTTAAGTATTGTTGCGTTCAGGGAAGTCAGGGAAGAGGCTGGAAAAATGTAAGTGTTTTCCTTTGTATGTGTATTGGTTATGATGCTCTTGTAAATAATTTACATTCAAGGGTCTGGACCTTTGACACCTATTAAGTCAGAAAGGTTGGCGAGGGTTGACTGAGGTAAAGTTTTGTTGTACTTTAAcctgtgttatttatcagttaAGATGATGTGCTAAGCCCACATTTGCTGTCTGTTACACCACATAGCCGTGGTTAtcctaaaaaagaaaatgtgcaaATATTTGATGCCAATAAGTGACCCAGAGAAGTAGATTAACACAAGTAGcacaaaaaagcattttttttttacctggagCTGAATGTTTAAATTCTTCCCATATACACCAAGCTGTGACttatttaaacagggaatgcCCCTCCTGGACTTTTGGGATTTAATGCACAATTCTTTTTCTGTGGGTGTAGCTCAGGTTGATCATTTGCCTGACATTACTTTCTCTGGCTATAGgataaagacatgcatgtagTCTTGATTTGATTATTTCAGTTGTGTCAAAAGTGTGTGAAACTTTAAACATTGTGTGAAAGCATTAAGTTCAACCTCCTTTCCTTCTTTCCAGGTTTCTATGATCCACACATTTTGCCTAAACAATCCTTCTTTTACAACGACTCCAGAGTCTGGCTTCCTGTATGAAGCTTTCAAGGAAACTGGCACTGCAGATATGaacattttttacattcatGAACTGTGATTATCCGTATAAAAATGCTTCTATGCAAGGTATGTGGTCTCTGTTTTAAATATACATGGTTTCCTGTATCTCTGATTTTTTTTAGATCAGTATTTggttgagagaaaaaaagctgAACGTTAcatttttgcaattatgtacTCTCTATTTCTAAGTTTAAATAGGCCAATGAGATGTAAGAGGTATTTAGGAAGATGAACCCTACTGTATTTATCCATAGTGGTGGTAATGGAAGGGAATGCCAAAACACTTGAGCCATATGTTTTATCCTCACCTTGATTTCCTGATGCTCTAATGTGGAGATGATATAGATAAAGTGTTACTGCAGTCCCCGACAGCTGCTGGTCCAGTCAGTGGTACGCCACAGTAACAGCTGAGAGCTTGAGAAGACAGCACTGTGCCAACTGCTAGAGGGTGGACAGAGGGGTGGAGTGTGACTGTATGTGAGCAATGTGACTGACTGGGTATGAGGCAGGGCTAGTGTTTAACCCAAAAGACAAATGGACACATCAGTCATCAGCCTTTATCAGACGTTTTTATTGTGGGAACAGTGGCTATATCACTTTTctgaagtttgacattttgggaaatatgcttgttTGCTTCCTGGCATAGACTTGATTGATACCACTATCATATTTAAAGCAGCTATAATTCATATTTTCATCataacaatgtatcaaatgacaatgtgaaaatAGTGTGACAATGTAAAAAGGGGCCGCTCACAGTGATGAACctgcagagaattatcacctgaatctgcagctcccctcggcTTTAGGGTGCTTTATAGCGAGTTTCAGCTCATTTAGCTGTCTGGCCCACACcttcactgttttggttcactggCCCTGCTATCATAgcgttgttttcttttcttttttttgtctcatcGGCTGGTAGCGACTAGTtagtctatattgacgacgtttcatttctgggGTTGTtactcatttcggccggatgtccatcaccttccgctttctttgtgttggcatttttaactctggtcgatttatggggactatggttaactgcccctcagatctctgcagggtaaatccagacagctagctagactatctgtccaatctgagttttctgttgcacgactaaaacaactttttaacatACACgttgcaccaaaacaagtttctttccgaggctattttgcagcggcaccggggctccgtccggcgcttagcaccacccatgatgattgtgattggtttaaagaaatgccaataaaccagagcacgtttttctcccatcccggaatgctgtgtctACTAACCAGACCcccctccgcagcgctgtggaggaaggtctgtcaatGCAAGAcaagcgactagctggtgaacatagtggtgcatttagcagctaaaaaggagccaaaaagaccaaaaacagagctaaaagagagggAATGTTGAACTTGCATGCATCAGTtagccagaaacacaactccaaatgttTATATGTAACTGCtgtatgtgtaaataagcaacagGTTTGCTATATCAACTTAAAGGTGATGGTATATCAATGTTGTAATATGACCTACTACATCCAAatggcccaaaaaaaaaaatgtattgcagGTTTAAAGATAAGGCTAtcgccagcagccggttagcttagctctGTCCAACAGTAAGAAAACCTGCCTACCAGCACCACCTCGGCAACTGCAAAACACACTACAATTTTtgtatggcttaaacaaacaagataaacCGTGTTAATTAGCAAGTTTTAGAGGTGTTATGTGTTTTTTGTTACCTGTAGACAGAGccgggctagctgtttcctcctgtttccagtcattatgctaagctaagctaactaccTGCTAgctatagcttcatatttgCCAAAGCGATATTAacgtggtatcaatcttctcatctactgTAACTCTCTgtcagaaagcaaataagcgtatttcccaaaatgtcaaacttttgaGACAAGTTTGTTTTT
The Sander lucioperca isolate FBNREF2018 chromosome 14, SLUC_FBN_1.2, whole genome shotgun sequence genome window above contains:
- the stpg1 gene encoding O(6)-methylguanine-induced apoptosis 2 isoform X2 — encoded protein: MGNMYRGLNKNRIPAYTISTSIPTQYQRVVITNKEKKGFSSQARRFPSQVCLNENPGPGSYGFISSAEVKSPSFSKKGTTGFVASKTARASTNPQRGIPGPNAYNLQSSFIDKNNFNIGVSRVFRLPVAVQLDGPKHKTPAPNQYDVSCGSRESFSTVVGTSTFLSKTGRNAFYLSKNGPSPCHYEVTSHLVQHGSKAVLSPFKSKTQRIPPLVDNHVPGPGAYSPHQTPAPVKRTVLPRGYYLAISAPPLIVPKGPPLPGPGQYDIGDYTGLSKRPMPTAAFASRTKRIPQNPRADMRPGPGFYDPHILPKQSFFYNDSRVWLPV
- the stpg1 gene encoding O(6)-methylguanine-induced apoptosis 2 isoform X1, with amino-acid sequence MGNMYRGLNKTDRIPAYTISTSIPTQYQRVVITNKEKKGFSSQARRFPSQVCLNENPGPGSYGFISSAEVKSPSFSKKGTTGFVASKTARASTNPQRGIPGPNAYNLQSSFIDKNNFNIGVSRVFRLPVAVQLDGPKHKTPAPNQYDVSCGSRESFSTVVGTSTFLSKTGRNAFYLSKNGPSPCHYEVTSHLVQHGSKAVLSPFKSKTQRIPPLVDNHVPGPGAYSPHQTPAPVKRTVLPRGYYLAISAPPLIVPKGPPLPGPGQYDIGDYTGLSKRPMPTAAFASRTKRIPQNPRADMRPGPGFYDPHILPKQSFFYNDSRVWLPV